In Deltaproteobacteria bacterium, the genomic window CCCTGTCGCGCCATATGGTCTGGAAACTGCCGGGCCAGGGGTTCTGTATGCAGATGTTACCCGCCTTGCCGGTGCCGGGAGGGACAACGTTACCGTCGTCGTCATACACGATGGGGTGAATGCCCGGTACCCCCGGGCCCGCGCTGCCGGGCTTCATGGGTTTGATCGCCGGCAATGTGCTGCAGAGGAAGCCGCCGTTTTCCGTCTGCCACCAGGTGTCAACGATGGCCGCTTCGCCTTTGCCCACCGTGTAGTAATACCATTTCCACACTTCGGGCTCGATGGGCTCTCCCACGGTGGTCATGTGCTTGAAGTGGTAATCGTATTTTTGCGGCTCGTCGGGGCCGAGCTTTCTCAAGGCGCGGATCGCGGTAGGCGCGGTGTGGAATATGTTGACATCCAGGTTCTGGGCGATCCGCCAGGGCCTTCCCGCGTCCGGGTAGTTCGGGACACCTTCGTAGATCACGGTGGACGCGCATATCGCCAGTGGGCCGTACACGATATAGGAATGCCCGGTGATCCATCCTATATCCGCCAGGCACCAGTAAACGTCTTCGGGGTGAATGTCCTGGACGTACTTGGACGTCCCGGCCACATAGGCGAGATAGCCGCCCGTGCTGTGCTGCGCCCCTTTGGGCTTTCCCGTCGTACCGCTGGTGTACATGAGAAACAGCGGGGCCTCCGCGGGCATGGGCACAGGGTCGACGATTTTCCCGAAGTGGTCTTTGAGCAGATCGTTGATGATGAAATCACGGCCCTGGACCAGGGGTGTCTGCGACGAGTACTTTCCGGGATATCGTTGCCATATGAGGACTTTGTCCACCTTCTGGTTTTCGCCCGCAGCCTCGGCGACGGCGATGTCCGCTTTTTCCTTGTGGTCGATGAGCTGGCCGGCCCTGTAATAGGCATCCATGGTAACCAGAACGCTGCTTGCCGAATCAACGACCCTGTCGGCGCATGCCTTGCCGCTGAATCCCCCGAAGACCTGCGAGTGGATGACGCCGAGGCGCGCGCAGGCCAGCATGGAAATGGCGAGCTCAGCCACCATAGGCATGTGAAGAGTGACAGTATCCCCGGCCTTCAGCCCGCAGAAATCCTTAAGTATGGCCGCGAACTCGTTTACCCTGACGTAAAGCTCCTGGTACGTGATATGTTCAATTTTTTCATTTTCAGGTTCCGGAACGAAGTGGATCGCCGTCTTGTTCTTGTTTTTGTCGAGGTGCCTGTCGATGCAGTTGTAGCTCGCATTAATCCTGCCGCCGACGAACCACTTCCAGCAAGGTGCGTCGCTTGTGTCAAGCGTGGTATGCCAGTACTCGTGCCAGGTGAGAAGGTCGGCATACTCCTTGAAGCAGTTTGGAAAATTTTCCAGGCTGAAACGCTCGTAGACTTCCGGATCCGTCATGTTCGCCTGGGCGATAAACTGAGCAGACGGATAAATGAACTCCTCTTCCCCCCAATGTACTGCAATTTCAGCTTCTGAAGTTTCCGCCAGGTCTTTTTCTTTTTTGCTCATACGATAACCCTCCTTTCTTATTTTTGAAGAAAGCATGACCCCTCTGAAGGCCTGGAGCCTGCGCAGAGAGTCATAATGATTTCAGCCGCCTGAAACACAAAACCCTGCCTCTTCTCAGAAGCAGGGTTTTGATAATAAACCATGACATCACCCTTTCAGGAAAGGGTTTAAAAGTGTGATCAGTTTCTCAGGGAATTTTAATGATATATTTATGCTTCTTGTGCATCAGTAAGTCAATAAGATATTTTGTGATGTTTTTTATCTCCTTAATTGTCAATATTATGAAATCCCCCGCAGAATACCCCGTCTTGTTGACGGGGACAAATGTGGAGCGGGGGTAAGAGGGATGCGATCCCCCTCATTTAAATTTCT contains:
- the acs gene encoding acetate--CoA ligase — protein: MSKKEKDLAETSEAEIAVHWGEEEFIYPSAQFIAQANMTDPEVYERFSLENFPNCFKEYADLLTWHEYWHTTLDTSDAPCWKWFVGGRINASYNCIDRHLDKNKNKTAIHFVPEPENEKIEHITYQELYVRVNEFAAILKDFCGLKAGDTVTLHMPMVAELAISMLACARLGVIHSQVFGGFSGKACADRVVDSASSVLVTMDAYYRAGQLIDHKEKADIAVAEAAGENQKVDKVLIWQRYPGKYSSQTPLVQGRDFIINDLLKDHFGKIVDPVPMPAEAPLFLMYTSGTTGKPKGAQHSTGGYLAYVAGTSKYVQDIHPEDVYWCLADIGWITGHSYIVYGPLAICASTVIYEGVPNYPDAGRPWRIAQNLDVNIFHTAPTAIRALRKLGPDEPQKYDYHFKHMTTVGEPIEPEVWKWYYYTVGKGEAAIVDTWWQTENGGFLCSTLPAIKPMKPGSAGPGVPGIHPIVYDDDGNVVPPGTGKAGNICIQNPWPGSFQTIWRDRDRYVSQYYERYCKDSASKRWQDWPYMTGDAAVVAADGYVRILGRIDDVINVSGHRLGTKEIESAAMIIEEVAEAAVVPVKHEVKGKEPDLYVALKPGFTPSDELAGRIQNAVVTEIGAIARPRKVWIVSDMPKTRSGKIMRRVLSAISNGTDVGDVMTLANPEVVVEITKMVQGK